One genomic region from Mycobacterium basiliense encodes:
- a CDS encoding TetR/AcrR family transcriptional regulator, with translation METINNGRRRPGRPAGNSDTKGRILSSARELFAHNGIDRTSIRAVAAAAGVDAALVHHYFGNKERLFAAAIRLPIDPTIVLAQMAQTPVDQLGLKLPSVLLPLWDSELGAGLIATLRSIMAGSEVALARSFIEEVVAAEVGSRVDNPAGTGMLRAQFVASQLLGVVMARYILKIEPFASLPPEIVAETIAPNLQRYLTGDLPEDLLP, from the coding sequence GTGGAGACCATCAACAACGGACGCAGACGACCCGGTCGGCCCGCCGGCAACTCCGACACCAAGGGACGCATCCTGTCCAGCGCGCGAGAGTTGTTTGCGCACAACGGTATCGATAGGACATCGATCCGTGCGGTCGCCGCGGCGGCCGGGGTGGATGCCGCGCTGGTCCATCACTATTTCGGCAACAAGGAACGGCTTTTCGCGGCCGCAATTCGTCTCCCGATCGACCCGACGATCGTGCTAGCACAAATGGCACAGACACCCGTCGACCAACTCGGGCTAAAGCTGCCATCGGTGCTGCTGCCGCTGTGGGATTCGGAGCTGGGCGCCGGGCTCATCGCCACTTTGAGGTCCATCATGGCTGGCTCTGAGGTCGCGCTGGCGAGGTCGTTCATCGAAGAGGTGGTGGCGGCGGAAGTCGGTTCCCGAGTGGACAATCCGGCGGGAACAGGCATGCTGCGTGCCCAGTTCGTTGCCTCGCAGTTATTGGGCGTGGTGATGGCTCGCTACATCTTGAAGATCGAGCCATTCGCATCGCTGCCGCCCGAAATCGTCGCGGAGACGATCGCTCCGAACCTGCAGCGCTACCTCACGGGCGATCTGCCGGAAGACCTGTTGCCGTGA
- a CDS encoding ABC transporter permease: MRAYTATTARILRQLAADHRSVAMILLVPVLVITLMYFMFHDAPHPPDTPTPFNNACLILLGLFPLFVMFIITSITMQRERASGTLERVLTTPLRRLDLLIGYGTAFSIAAALQATVACIMSFWVLGFDTAGSPIWVFVIAIVNAILGVGLGLLFSAFARTEFQAVQFIPLVMVPQLLLAGIIVPRAVMPTWLEWISNAMPASYALEALQQVGAHPELTYVAIRDIVVVLVFAVASLCLAAATLRRRTS, translated from the coding sequence CTGCGGGCATACACCGCCACCACCGCCCGTATCTTGCGCCAGCTGGCAGCCGATCATCGCAGCGTCGCGATGATCCTGCTGGTACCGGTGCTGGTGATCACGCTGATGTATTTCATGTTCCACGATGCACCCCACCCCCCTGACACCCCGACTCCGTTCAACAATGCTTGCCTGATACTGCTGGGCCTCTTTCCGCTCTTCGTGATGTTCATCATCACGTCGATCACGATGCAGCGTGAGCGCGCGTCGGGGACCTTGGAACGCGTACTGACCACACCACTTCGTCGGCTGGACTTGCTGATCGGCTACGGCACGGCTTTCTCGATCGCGGCGGCACTGCAAGCGACGGTGGCGTGCATCATGTCGTTTTGGGTGTTGGGCTTCGACACCGCGGGCAGCCCGATCTGGGTGTTCGTGATCGCGATCGTCAACGCAATTCTCGGCGTCGGGCTGGGCTTGTTGTTCAGCGCCTTTGCCCGTACCGAGTTTCAGGCCGTGCAGTTCATCCCCCTGGTGATGGTGCCGCAGCTGCTGCTGGCCGGCATTATCGTTCCCCGAGCGGTGATGCCCACCTGGTTGGAGTGGATCAGCAACGCGATGCCGGCCAGCTACGCGCTGGAGGCACTACAGCAAGTGGGAGCCCATCCGGAGCTGACCTATGTGGCCATTCGCGACATCGTCGTCGTGCTGGTTTTCGCGGTTGCCTCGCTATGCCTGGCTGCTGCGACCCTGCGGCGACGGACATCGTAA
- a CDS encoding ABC transporter ATP-binding protein encodes MMTSSSDEFFPGVSQPAISIAHLRVLRGKHTALHDFSVDIARGTITGLLGPSGCGKTTLMRSIVGTQIVASGSVTVLDQPAGSGALRRQVGYLPQDPAIYYDLRIIDNVRYFASIYGYDGRAADDAIARVGLTDHRTDYCANLSGGQRTRVSLACALVCHPALLVLDEPTVGLDPVLRFDLWQQFAELASAGTTLLVSSHVMDEADHCADLLLMRDGRLVAHTTPTQLREDTGCMSLEEAFLSIIRRTTARPTG; translated from the coding sequence ATGATGACTTCATCGTCTGATGAATTCTTTCCAGGTGTCTCACAGCCGGCTATCAGCATTGCGCATCTGCGGGTGCTGCGCGGCAAACACACCGCACTACATGACTTTTCGGTTGATATCGCCCGCGGCACCATCACCGGCCTGCTGGGACCGTCGGGCTGCGGCAAGACCACCTTGATGCGCAGCATTGTCGGCACGCAGATCGTGGCGTCCGGCAGCGTGACCGTTCTCGATCAGCCGGCCGGCTCCGGTGCGCTGCGCCGCCAAGTCGGGTACTTACCGCAGGACCCCGCGATTTACTACGACCTGCGGATCATCGACAACGTTCGCTACTTCGCGTCGATCTACGGTTACGACGGCCGAGCCGCCGACGATGCCATCGCGCGGGTGGGTCTGACCGATCACCGCACCGACTACTGCGCCAACCTTTCCGGCGGCCAACGCACCAGAGTGTCGCTGGCGTGCGCCCTGGTGTGCCATCCCGCCCTGCTTGTGCTCGATGAACCCACGGTGGGCCTCGATCCGGTTCTGCGCTTCGACCTTTGGCAGCAGTTCGCCGAATTGGCGAGTGCCGGAACCACATTGCTGGTCTCCAGTCACGTGATGGACGAAGCCGACCACTGCGCTGATTTGTTGCTGATGCGCGACGGCCGCCTGGTGGCGCACACCACCCCGACTCAACTACGAGAGGACACTGGATGCATGTCGCTGGAGGAAGCGTTTCTTTCCATAATCCGACGCACCACGGCGCGCCCAACCGGATAG
- a CDS encoding DNA-3-methyladenine glycosylase has product MNPEQLVVDPLAAAHRLLGATITGRGVCGVVVEVEAYGGMPDGPWPDAAAHSYRGRSVRNAVMFGPPGRLYTYRSHGIHVCANVACGPDGTAAAVLLRACAIADGVDVARTRRGELVRTAALARGPGNLCSALGITMDDNGIDLFDEASPVTVRLHEPLRAESGPRVGISQAADRPWRLWLAGRPEVSAYRRSPRAPVAGASD; this is encoded by the coding sequence ATGAATCCTGAGCAGTTGGTGGTCGATCCGCTCGCCGCCGCGCACCGACTGCTCGGTGCCACCATCACCGGGCGAGGTGTGTGCGGCGTCGTCGTCGAAGTCGAGGCCTATGGCGGGATGCCCGACGGCCCCTGGCCGGACGCCGCCGCGCATTCCTACCGGGGCCGCAGCGTCCGAAACGCGGTGATGTTTGGGCCGCCCGGCCGGCTCTACACCTACCGCAGCCACGGAATCCACGTCTGTGCAAATGTCGCGTGCGGTCCGGACGGCACCGCGGCGGCGGTCTTGCTTAGGGCCTGCGCCATCGCCGACGGTGTCGATGTGGCACGAACGCGCCGCGGTGAATTGGTCCGCACCGCCGCGCTGGCGCGTGGTCCGGGCAATTTGTGCTCTGCGTTGGGAATCACCATGGACGACAACGGGATTGATCTATTCGATGAGGCCAGTCCGGTGACGGTGCGGCTGCATGAACCGCTGCGCGCGGAGTCGGGACCACGGGTCGGGATTAGTCAGGCCGCCGACCGGCCCTGGCGGTTGTGGCTCGCGGGGCGACCCGAGGTGTCGGCTTACCGGCGAAGTCCGCGGGCGCCGGTAGCGGGTGCCAGCGACTAG
- the tyrS gene encoding tyrosine--tRNA ligase — MSSESFGSSGILEELGWRGLIAQSTDRDELSAEARRAPMTVYAGFDPTAASLHAGHLVPLLALRRFQRAGHRPIVLAGGATGMIGDPREVGERSLRDSDTVAEWTERIRGQLERFVDFDGSANGAIVENNLEWTAAMSTIEFLRDVGKHFSVNVMLDRDTIRRRLAGEGISYTEFSYMLLQANDYVELHRRHGCTLQIGGSDQWGNIIAGVRLVRQKLGAAVHALTVPLVTAADGTKFGKSTGGGSLWLDPQLTSPYAWYQYFVNTVDADVIRYLRWFTFLSADELAELEQATAERPQQRLAQRRLAAELTNLVHGEAATQAVEHASRALFGHGELDRLDEATLGAALRETTIAELKPGSADGIVDLLVASGLSASKGAARRTISEGGVSVNNARIDTDDWKPQTSDFLHGRWLVLRRGKRNIAGVERVG, encoded by the coding sequence ATGTCATCTGAGTCTTTTGGGTCAAGCGGGATCCTCGAGGAGCTGGGTTGGCGCGGGTTGATCGCGCAGTCCACCGACCGTGACGAACTGTCCGCCGAAGCGCGGCGGGCCCCCATGACGGTGTATGCGGGGTTCGACCCCACGGCGGCCAGCCTGCATGCCGGTCACCTGGTGCCGTTGCTGGCGTTGCGCCGTTTTCAGCGGGCCGGTCACCGCCCCATCGTGCTCGCCGGCGGAGCCACCGGCATGATCGGTGACCCGCGCGAGGTGGGGGAGCGCAGTCTGCGCGACTCCGACACCGTAGCCGAGTGGACCGAGCGGATCCGTGGGCAGCTGGAACGGTTTGTCGACTTCGACGGATCTGCGAACGGCGCGATCGTCGAGAACAACCTGGAATGGACGGCCGCCATGTCGACCATCGAGTTTCTACGCGATGTCGGCAAGCACTTTTCGGTCAACGTGATGCTGGATCGCGACACGATCAGACGGCGCCTCGCCGGGGAGGGCATCTCCTACACCGAGTTCAGCTACATGCTGCTACAGGCCAACGACTACGTCGAGTTACACCGTCGGCATGGCTGCACGCTGCAAATTGGCGGTTCGGACCAGTGGGGGAACATCATCGCCGGGGTCCGTCTGGTGCGCCAAAAGCTGGGTGCCGCGGTACATGCCCTGACGGTGCCGCTGGTGACCGCCGCCGACGGCACAAAGTTCGGCAAATCCACCGGCGGTGGGAGCCTGTGGCTAGATCCGCAGCTGACCAGTCCCTATGCCTGGTATCAGTACTTCGTCAATACCGTCGACGCCGACGTGATCCGGTACCTGCGCTGGTTCACCTTCCTGTCCGCCGACGAGCTGGCCGAGCTGGAACAGGCGACCGCCGAACGTCCCCAACAACGCCTTGCCCAACGACGGCTGGCCGCTGAGCTCACCAATCTGGTGCACGGAGAGGCGGCCACCCAAGCCGTTGAGCACGCCAGTCGGGCGTTGTTCGGGCACGGCGAGCTGGACCGGCTCGACGAGGCGACGCTGGGCGCGGCGCTGCGGGAAACAACCATCGCCGAGCTTAAACCGGGTAGCGCAGACGGCATCGTGGACCTGTTGGTGGCCAGCGGCCTATCGGCCAGCAAGGGCGCGGCGCGGCGCACCATCAGCGAAGGCGGCGTTTCGGTCAACAACGCTCGCATCGACACCGACGACTGGAAACCGCAAACCTCGGACTTCCTGCATGGTCGGTGGCTGGTGCTGCGGCGCGGCAAGCGCAATATCGCCGGGGTGGAACGAGTCGGCTAA
- a CDS encoding PE family protein yields MPFVIATPELVAAAATDLAGIGSTINVANAAASVPTTALAAAAADEVSAAVAALFGSHAQQYQTLSAQISEFHDRFVRVLAGGAHTYSAAEAANASPLQPLLELINAPTQALIGRPLIGNGADGAFPGQDGRDGGLLFGNGGNGAAGDPSQTGGNGGAAGLFGNGGNGGTGGDSANGGAGGTGGLLYGNGGTGGHGGVGVHGFNGGIGGAGGAGGSAVLFGSGGAGGQGGTGVAGPGGANPLVFDTANPGQSGQNVDTTSDPLANPLAAPAGDTGGTGNPTQNGGHGGDGGTAQSTNANSAVGGDGGGGGAGANGGIGGDAGDGVASGVAATGEGGAGGAGGDALAPGGSGGNGGFGGDGVSVGGQATGGTGGKGGAGFGTTVPGGDGSAGGSGGQGGNGGLLFGNGGAGGVGGIGGAGGAGAGGGDGGNGGHAGFAISDGKATGQLGGGGGDGGASTGVGGMGGRGGDGGNGGAAGLLFGTGGAGGNSGAGGVGGVGGAGGAGGTGGIGGGISTNDNSSVAGDGGHGGNGGDGANGGAGGAAGAKAGTGGRGGLVGGTGPAGSAGSGGAGGAGGAGGAFGEGGEGGTVGESGNGTPGARGSNGNAGSDGVSGAHG; encoded by the coding sequence GCGTCCGTCCCGACCACCGCGCTGGCGGCCGCTGCCGCCGATGAGGTGTCGGCCGCGGTGGCCGCGCTGTTCGGCAGCCACGCGCAGCAATATCAAACGCTGAGTGCCCAAATTTCAGAGTTTCATGACCGATTCGTGCGTGTCTTAGCCGGCGGTGCTCACACCTACAGCGCCGCGGAGGCCGCCAACGCGTCACCGTTGCAACCACTGCTCGAACTCATCAATGCACCCACCCAGGCCCTCATCGGTCGTCCGCTGATCGGCAACGGCGCCGATGGCGCATTCCCCGGGCAGGACGGCCGCGACGGTGGGCTGTTGTTCGGCAACGGCGGCAACGGCGCCGCGGGAGATCCCAGCCAAACGGGCGGCAACGGCGGGGCCGCAGGGCTGTTCGGCAACGGCGGCAACGGCGGGACCGGTGGCGATTCAGCAAACGGCGGTGCCGGCGGCACGGGCGGACTGTTGTACGGCAACGGCGGCACCGGTGGCCATGGCGGGGTCGGCGTGCACGGGTTCAACGGAGGCATCGGCGGCGCGGGCGGTGCCGGCGGCAGCGCGGTGCTGTTCGGTTCGGGCGGCGCCGGCGGTCAGGGCGGCACCGGTGTGGCCGGCCCGGGTGGGGCCAATCCTCTGGTCTTCGACACCGCCAACCCGGGGCAGAGCGGTCAGAATGTGGACACAACTTCCGACCCGCTTGCAAACCCGTTAGCCGCCCCGGCAGGTGACACCGGCGGAACCGGCAATCCCACACAAAATGGTGGCCACGGCGGAGACGGCGGCACCGCGCAATCCACCAACGCCAACAGCGCCGTCGGCGGCGACGGAGGCGGTGGCGGCGCGGGAGCCAATGGCGGTATCGGTGGAGACGCCGGCGACGGGGTCGCCTCGGGCGTCGCGGCAACCGGCGAGGGCGGCGCCGGAGGGGCCGGTGGCGATGCGCTGGCTCCCGGGGGTAGCGGCGGCAATGGCGGTTTCGGCGGTGATGGCGTCTCGGTCGGCGGGCAAGCAACCGGGGGTACTGGGGGCAAGGGCGGCGCCGGCTTTGGCACCACCGTACCCGGTGGTGACGGATCGGCGGGGGGCAGCGGCGGTCAAGGCGGCAATGGTGGGCTGCTCTTCGGCAATGGCGGCGCCGGTGGTGTTGGTGGCATCGGCGGTGCCGGAGGTGCCGGCGCCGGGGGCGGTGACGGCGGCAATGGTGGTCACGCGGGCTTCGCGATCAGCGATGGCAAAGCCACCGGGCAACTCGGCGGCGGTGGCGGCGACGGCGGCGCCTCCACCGGCGTTGGCGGCATGGGCGGCCGCGGCGGCGACGGCGGTAACGGCGGCGCCGCCGGGTTGCTCTTCGGTACCGGCGGCGCCGGGGGCAACTCCGGCGCCGGCGGTGTTGGCGGTGTCGGCGGTGCCGGCGGCGCCGGTGGGACCGGGGGGATCGGCGGCGGGATCTCAACGAATGACAACTCGTCGGTCGCAGGCGATGGCGGTCACGGCGGCAACGGCGGCGATGGCGCCAACGGCGGCGCCGGCGGAGCTGCCGGCGCCAAGGCCGGGACGGGCGGTCGCGGAGGATTAGTCGGGGGCACCGGCCCAGCCGGCTCGGCCGGTAGTGGTGGAGCCGGCGGAGCGGGAGGCGCCGGCGGCGCGTTCGGCGAGGGCGGTGAAGGCGGTACCGTCGGTGAATCGGGAAACGGGACCCCCGGTGCCCGCGGCAGCAACGGCAATGCCGGTAGCGACGGCGTGTCGGGTGCACACGGCTGA